From one Anopheles cruzii chromosome 3, idAnoCruzAS_RS32_06, whole genome shotgun sequence genomic stretch:
- the LOC128272269 gene encoding T-box protein H15-like, with product MLLEAGHGNNHNPHHVVPSSLQPLHHPQQHHHLHPSAYQYPHHQAAMVAAVQAAAALTAVKNATNFSIAAIMAQGNNNNNANGTTNNNAGSTDPSAATAAAAAAAAAAAAAAAVVNATRIEDATSYRPRSRTPERSSEVTEEEINVNVEDCSDSEESTEQARETHSRTASTPASVSDEDRLSPEIAQKAPKIVGSCNSDDLRPVQCHLETKELWDKFNELGTEMIITKTGRRMFPTVRVSFSGPMRHQTAADRYAVLLDIIPLDNRRYRYAYHRSAWLVAGKADPPPPARLYSHPDTPLGPDALRRQVISFEKIKLTNNEMDKTGQIVLNSMHRYQPRIHLVRIGPNQSIPTSPAELQELDHKTFVFPETIFTAVTAYQNQLITKLKIDSNPFAKGFRDSSRLNDFDRDPMESFLLEQHLRSPLRLFPDQVMAQLGAGGPPGMQSSDPSMLLEKARQQLHLWGNPSAAYSELMLQQLYQRPNFGLNFGPLWQSQWPPTQLPPGFLPNVVGPPPAHNPTTMQGVAAALAAASASGSNAVSPSPTATSGSSSGGGGGSSQQQPGPVSPEVRPKAFARFTPYQIPQHHPPTSSAGPPPGHSPGQQQQGRSPGSPSSRSPSH from the exons ATGCTACTGGAAGCGGGCCACGGCAACAATCACAACCCGCACCAcgtcgtgccgtcgtcgttgcagcCGCTCcaccacccgcagcagcatcaccacctTCACCCATCCGCTTACCAGTACCCGCACCACCAGGCcgcgatggtggcggcggtgcaggcggcggccgccctGACGGCGGTCAAGAACGCCACCAACTTCTCGATCGCGGCCATTATGGCGcagggcaacaacaacaacaacgcaaacggtaccaccaacaacaacgccgGAAGCACCGacccgtcggcggcgacggcggcagcagcagcggcggcagcagcggcagcggcggccgcggcagtggTCAACGCCACCCGCATCGAAGATGCCACCAGCTACC GGCCCCGTTCGCGCACACCGGAACGCTCGTCGGAGGTGACCGAGGAGGAGATCAATGTGAACGTTGAAGATTGCAGTGATTCCGAGGAGAGCACGGAACAGGCCCGTGAAACCCACTCGCGCACCGCCTCGACTCCGGCCAGCGTCTCGGACGAGGATCGTCTGTCGCCTGAAATCGCCCAG AAAGCGCCCAAAATTGTCGGTTCGTGCAACTCAGACGACCTGCGGCCGGTGCAGTGTCACCTGGAGACGAAGGAACTGTGGGACAAGTTCAACGAGCTCGGCACCGAGATGATCATCACCAAGACGGGACG TCGCATGTTTCCGACGGTTCGGGTGTCCTTTTCCGGTCCGATGCGCCACCAAACGGCGGCCGATCGGTACGCCGTGCTTCTGGACATCATTCCACTGGACAACCGGCGCTACCGGTACGCCTATCACCGGTCGgcgtggctggtggccggcaaGGCGGACCCCCCACCGCCGGCCCGGCTCTACTCGCACCCGGACACACCGCTCGGTCCGGACGCTCTCCGTCGGCAGGTAATCTCGTTCGAGAAGATCAAGCTCACCAACAACGAGATGGACAAGACTGGCCAGATCGTCCTGAACTCGATGCATCGCTACCAGCCCCGCATCCACTTGGTGCGCATCGGCCCGAATCAGAGCATACCGACCAGCCCGGCCGAGCTGCAGGAGCTGGACCACAAGACGTTCGTGTTCCCGGAGACGATCTTCACGGCCGTCACCGCGTACCAGAACCAGCTGATCACGAAGCTCAAGATCGACTCGAATCCCTTCGCCAAGGGATTCCGCGATTCGTCGCGACTCAACGACTTTGACCG GGACCCGATGGAATCGTTCCTGCTGGAGCAACACCTCCGCTCCCCGCTCCGCCTCTTTCCGGATCAGGTGATGGCGCAGCTGGGCGCCGGTGGCCCACCCGGGATGCAATCCAGCGATCCGTCAATGCTCCTGGAGAAGGCCCGCCAACAGTTGCACCTGTGGGGTAACCCGTCGGCCGCCTACAGCGAGCtgatgctgcagcagctctACCAGCGGCCCAACTTTGGTCTGAACTTCGGACCCCTCTGGCAGAGCCAGTGGCCACCGACCCAGCTTCCGCCGGGATTCCTGCCGAACGTTGTGGGACCTCCGCCGGCCCACAATCCCACCACCATGCAGGGGGTGGCCGCGGCGCTGGCagccgcttccgcttccggatcGAACGCCGTCTCCCCGTCACCGACGGCCACCAGCGGCTCGTcctccggcggtggtggcggatcgtcacagcagcagccgggacCGGTTTCGCCCGAGGTGCGACCCAAAGCGTTTGCTCGCTTCACCCCCTATCAGATCCCGCAGCATCACCCGCCAACCTCCAGCGCCGGTCCACCACCGGGACACTcgcccggccagcagcagcagggccgcTCGCCCGGTTCACCCTCTTCGCGGTCGCCTTCCCATTAG